The segment ATCAGCTAAAATATTTGAGATGATGAACCCAAATAATATCAAACTGATTGTTGTTATCTCacattgaattttcaacattttaaaattaattattgaacaatttaaaatatttaaatttcctgattaattaaattcaatattaaaaaacaaaaatttgattttatattcaacaaaaagaaataattttatttgtaaatataattttatgtttttagacaaacttgatttatttatatttatttttaatcaatttaaattaaaatgatgaatcaaaattttattatatattttaaaaaatgaaattgagtatttttaataataacagagtataataattatgagtTTTCGATGTGGCAAAGCCACGCGTCAACAATacgaagtttaaaaaaaaattacagtggCACCTTTATATATAGTAGCCGGACAAAGtgtaattttctattttcctAATTTCAATTTCCTTAAAAGGAGCCAGTACATCAGTCAAGCCACTGATTCACCTGACTGATGTGGTgggaattatcaaaatatcatATGTATTGTTCTATCTCGTTACACATACAAACaagtatttcaaaaaaataaaaatttcattttttaacattttattttatttaaaaaaaaaatatattacatgtgttgcatatacataataataattttagttgaCCTAGaaacttttatcaatattttttttttaatagctaaAAATAACTACTATTGTCAGTGTTATCTATGAGTATAAAACAAGTCACAATATACATTTGGAATTCCCATCCTCAAAGGCAAAGACGTCACACCAAATAAACAACTCCTAAAAAGGTAATAGCAATCAAAAAGCCTGTAAAATCCATCCTGATAAGATTCTTAACACTGACGTGTccatttcaataataattcacgtGCGTATTTTTACGGAATTTCCCTGCTTATCTATACAATACACCCAATTTTTTACACAAGCAATACCAGAGATTCCAAAACatgttttatatatctattatgttattttagaAAGATCCAAAATTAGGGTACCTGTGgatttatctaatttattattggtaCTCCACTTATCATTAttggattaattatttttttttgtattaacaaAATCCTCAGTAATAATTACTGGCATCATCGCGGATTCGCGGCCCTCATTGTTGAAGCTTTTATGCTTATAGATggttcataataaattttatttattttaatatgtattCATAATTTgctatcatttttaaataatttattcgattattaataaaatgttatttcatatttcagatcttgaatattaatttttcacattTGTTGTTACTCATTGTCAGTATATCTTATTTCTATTAAAtcatatcaatatatttataaataagctcagtttaatttatttttattttattatttaaacaaaaaaaaaaaaaatataaatgatatgagatttttttatttaataaaataaggcaaaaaataattgcattgattctaaaaaaaattttacagcttttgtcaaaatatttataattgttttttaaattcaatttcaatttttattattcattcgttgataataattagatgtaaaatttataactaattattaaattttgtttatgatttttcaattaaaatatataattaataaaaataatattatctggttgttttatatatttatttctaaaatttttaaaaattcaaaataaaaaatcgtcTCACGTGAGACTGTGAGAGTAAGGAAGGtttggtttgtttttttttcttcgaacTAGGGAAatctattatttatctatcattatttttccggAATGTAGGGTTGACCTTGACCATGAAGActagagagagagaaagagaggtctatgttattttacaaatttttttgctatagTATGAATGTTTGTCTGTAGTAGTTTGCCGTAGTTTGGAGTAGTTTCATTCTCAGCGAGTTTAtcttaacaattttaatatttataatttataaataataatagtgttttaaattaaatatattaacaaaacactaaaaaattaacaaatcgtaaaataataatattcaattaaacacAACTTTcaagacatttttttgtataaattaaaacaaaaaaaaaactgcaacGCAATAAATTTTGCAAAGCTCAACCAACAGGTACAACACACACAcgttttttttcactattttaacttacttttttaatcaagttgtttcaacatatttttattcaaaatttttctttctattatttacaatttaattttattttatttatacataaaataatagaaattaattattttttatttataaattataatgaattattatttaaaatttaattaatcaatttatttatcaatatgatttttttgtttaaaaacatgtgtatatattgataataattaacaaactataaatttataattaataatttctttatttttttatttttcatcaatttttcaggaaaattttttaggaaaaatatattttcaattgggAAATTAACAAAATGGCTGTAGGATCATTTCCACCATGCATCCCACGtgtaagaatgaaaaaaaaaaaattaataattattaacaatattatatatgataattttaaatatttttttttcagataaatatgacaaaatttttttgttgtgatttACGTTCAGGAAGTTTATTTCTTGGATATCTATCAATggtatgaataattaatataaataaaataaattatttatcaaagtttTAAGTAACATAAAAATGACTAATTTTaagattgaaaaatatttttttttttttatagatttcatcattaatatcgattttgtttataactatTTATACTCCAATTCGTTTTATGGAAGTAATTGATCCATCACCTTCAGACAAAtggaaacttttttttataattatcatttgtgATGTTATACTTGGCTTGATAATGCTAATTAATTATATGATGATCCAAGGCGTTAAAAAAGTATGTTGCATCAtgaaattatatcaaaataataatctaatcagcttttttaatttttaataaatttaatttgtttatttacagtATAAACCATCATTGATGTATCCATGGATTTAcacttattttgtttttttaatactttcaaCAGTAATTAGCATTTTAGTgataataatgagtatttattatatgataaattatccaATAAGCAGCGTAATTTTGCAAAGTTCATCGTCCATAGTACAGATGATTGTGTCCtcaggtaattattattttattcaattaacattttctatttaaacaataatagaatattaaaaaaaaatactaattattttatgtttttatgtttaaattaatttttttttatgtttttagcttttaatttCTACTGTTTTGGAACTGTTGTTTcttattgtcaaaaaataattcaagataATTCATTGACTCAACATCAAACtcttcaaaatgaaaatttgtaatttaatttttaataattaattaattttaaacaataaaaaatatcatttacattgttatttttattgattaattaattaataattgtcgatttttcgatattttcataataaaaataaaattttgataaaatttttaactaaaaagtttatttttcattttcatatcaACTGAATtgtttcttattaattttaattaatcgattaaatttttatttgttatcatgttatcaaacaatatattgtgtatatttgtgttgtaaaattttaaagcatTTTTTTGTCGGTCGATATGTGATCTATTG is part of the Aphidius gifuensis isolate YNYX2018 linkage group LG1, ASM1490517v1, whole genome shotgun sequence genome and harbors:
- the LOC122847828 gene encoding uncharacterized protein LOC122847828 produces the protein MAVGSFPPCIPRINMTKFFCCDLRSGSLFLGYLSMISSLISILFITIYTPIRFMEVIDPSPSDKWKLFFIIIICDVILGLIMLINYMMIQGVKKYKPSLMYPWIYTYFVFLILSTVISILVIIMSIYYMINYPISSVILQSSSSIVQMIVSSAFNFYCFGTVVSYCQKIIQDNSLTQHQTLQNENL